Proteins co-encoded in one secondary endosymbiont of Trabutina mannipara genomic window:
- the lepB gene encoding signal peptidase I, translating to MTNDTFSLFLAITTLITGIIWFLTKLLPFRCTNTSKQQRIFFAKKTSDNNLINVDLRNTCTLFFPVLLVVFLVRSFIFEPFQISSGSMMPTLLLGDFIFVEKFYYGIKNPITQKTLIKFFSPKRGDVVVFKYPIDPKINYIKRVVGLPGDLIIYDSVNKQLKVHPFGNLKEQKFVPSLPIAYSKITYSDFVQIFDLNKKINSLIMQVPINNQVPINNNINKGGIRLMQNKESLGSLVYNILILPGSKDQLINYYQHNGCSIAKWVVPPGEYFMMGDNRDNSADSRYWGFVPEKNIVGKATAILISFDIQKEQWPPIIRFNRIGSIN from the coding sequence ATGACGAACGATACATTTTCACTATTTTTAGCAATTACTACACTTATCACCGGAATTATTTGGTTTTTAACGAAGCTATTGCCGTTCCGCTGTACTAATACCAGCAAGCAACAACGTATTTTTTTTGCAAAAAAAACATCAGATAATAATCTAATAAATGTAGACTTGAGAAATACTTGCACGTTGTTTTTTCCTGTATTATTAGTAGTATTCTTAGTCCGCTCATTTATTTTTGAACCATTTCAAATTTCTTCAGGATCGATGATGCCAACGCTATTATTAGGTGATTTTATTTTTGTAGAAAAATTCTATTATGGAATTAAAAACCCGATTACACAGAAAACGCTAATTAAATTTTTTTCTCCGAAACGCGGAGATGTTGTAGTTTTTAAATATCCAATCGATCCCAAAATTAATTATATTAAACGAGTTGTAGGATTACCTGGTGATCTTATCATCTATGATTCTGTTAACAAGCAATTGAAAGTCCATCCTTTCGGCAATTTAAAGGAACAAAAATTTGTACCTTCGTTACCGATTGCTTATAGCAAAATCACTTATAGCGATTTTGTACAGATATTTGATTTAAATAAAAAGATTAATAGCCTTATTATGCAGGTTCCTATAAATAATCAGGTTCCTATTAATAATAATATTAATAAAGGAGGTATTCGCCTAATGCAAAATAAAGAATCATTAGGCAGCTTAGTATATAATATTTTGATATTACCAGGATCTAAAGATCAATTAATTAATTATTATCAGCATAATGGCTGCTCTATAGCAAAATGGGTTGTGCCGCCAGGTGAATATTTTATGATGGGCGATAACAGGGATAATAGCGCAGATAGTCGTTATTGGGGATTCGTACCAGAAAAAAATATAGTTGGTAAAGCAACTGCTATTTTGATTAGTTTTGATATACAGAAAGAACAATGGCCGCCAATCATACGCTTTAATCGTATTGGCAGTATTAATTAA
- the rnc gene encoding ribonuclease III — protein MDLKLLNSLQKKIGYFFQKHELLFKALTHRSANINHNERLEFLGDSILNYVIAHAIYQRFPYADEGNMSRMRATLVRGNTLTEIAKEFNIGNCLILGPGELKSGGFYRESILANTVEALFGSVFLDSDIQTVEKIILKLYNTRLTKISTVDTQKDSKTRLQEYLQRRHLPLPIYMMVQGPCNTPDLDFIIHCKVSGLAQPVIGNGLSRRKAEHNAAKQALKILNIE, from the coding sequence ATGGATCTTAAATTACTAAATAGTCTACAGAAAAAAATTGGTTATTTTTTTCAAAAACACGAACTTTTATTTAAAGCATTAACACACCGTAGCGCTAATATTAATCACAATGAACGGTTAGAATTTTTAGGAGATTCTATATTAAATTATGTTATCGCTCATGCTATTTATCAGCGTTTTCCTTACGCAGATGAAGGAAATATGAGCCGTATGCGAGCTACGTTGGTACGCGGGAATACGCTCACAGAAATAGCGAAAGAATTTAATATAGGTAATTGTTTAATTCTTGGTCCTGGAGAGCTAAAAAGTGGCGGTTTCTACCGTGAATCAATATTGGCTAATACAGTAGAAGCATTGTTTGGCAGCGTATTTTTAGATAGTGATATTCAAACTGTTGAAAAAATTATACTTAAATTGTATAATACACGATTAACTAAAATAAGTACAGTTGATACACAAAAAGATTCAAAGACAAGGTTGCAGGAATATCTTCAAAGACGTCATTTACCGTTGCCTATCTATATGATGGTACAAGGACCTTGCAATACTCCAGATCTAGATTTTATTATACATTGCAAGGTCAGTGGATTAGCACAGCCTGTAATAGGTAATGGATTAAGCCGTCGTAAAGCTGAACATAATGCAGCAAAACAAGCACTTAAAATTCTAAATATAGAATGA
- the era gene encoding GTPase Era — MKKYCGFVAIVGRSNVGKSTLLNKLLKQKISITSSKPQTTRYKIMGINTVDPYQTIYLDTPGIHIKEKKEINFLMNRVATSSISDVEIVIFVVEGTKWMVDDEIVINKLQHISCPIILAINKIDNIINKKHLLPHIKLLSSKKIHFHDIVPISSKNGMNINILANIVRKLLPESIYYFPKNYITDRSKRFRASEIIREILINFLEKELPYSITVEIEKFQYNDIGVYDIHGIIFVERISQKKIVIGNKGSKIKIISVKSKKELEFRLDTKVNLKLWVKVKSGWTDNQFTLRSLGYN, encoded by the coding sequence ATGAAGAAGTATTGTGGGTTTGTAGCTATCGTAGGCCGATCTAATGTTGGTAAATCAACATTATTGAATAAATTATTAAAACAAAAAATTTCCATTACATCAAGCAAACCCCAAACAACCCGTTACAAGATTATGGGTATTAATACCGTAGATCCTTATCAAACAATCTATTTAGATACACCAGGTATACATATTAAAGAAAAAAAAGAAATTAACTTTTTAATGAATCGTGTTGCTACTAGTTCTATTAGTGACGTAGAAATTGTTATTTTTGTTGTTGAAGGTACAAAATGGATGGTAGACGATGAAATTGTAATTAATAAACTGCAGCATATTAGCTGTCCTATAATTTTAGCAATAAATAAAATAGATAATATCATTAACAAAAAGCATTTATTACCTCATATTAAGTTGCTTAGTAGTAAAAAAATACATTTTCATGATATTGTGCCTATAAGCTCTAAAAATGGTATGAATATCAATATATTAGCAAATATCGTTCGCAAGTTGCTGCCAGAATCAATATACTATTTTCCTAAAAATTATATTACCGATAGATCTAAAAGATTTAGAGCATCGGAGATCATAAGAGAAATTTTGATAAATTTTCTAGAAAAGGAGCTGCCTTATTCCATTACAGTAGAAATTGAAAAATTTCAATATAACGATATAGGAGTATATGATATACATGGAATTATTTTTGTAGAGAGAATTAGCCAAAAGAAAATAGTTATAGGTAATAAAGGAAGCAAAATTAAAATTATCAGCGTTAAATCTAAAAAAGAACTAGAATTTAGATTAGATACTAAGGTAAATCTAAAACTTTGGGTAAAAGTTAAATCAGGATGGACTGATAATCAATTTACTCTGCGTAGTCTTGGTTATAACTAA